A stretch of Sulfurimonas autotrophica DSM 16294 DNA encodes these proteins:
- a CDS encoding HDOD domain-containing protein encodes MKSSIIESIKSLPPLSKTIIDINRVYADEEAGIGDLAKVIEGDPMIVANLLKNANSPLYGFGKEIRNVTQAVSLFGMSMTRSIALGNSVRKLLNVDMQPYGITSEKFAEVSAMQATLIRKWYSKVDKQKADKLYLAAFLQETGKILIASDVIQEDEDVSFKSEAQHSNNLAQVEKSYVDVTSAEVTAEVFQHWGFDTEFVEMIHYADNPSAAPDEMKEYSTALNIVKTVLPVNAPLSEQAINFGLRHASDAGYDENLLQETINDMLDAVKASS; translated from the coding sequence ATGAAAAGCTCAATCATTGAGAGTATTAAATCGCTTCCTCCTCTTTCAAAAACCATTATTGATATAAATAGAGTTTATGCAGATGAAGAGGCTGGAATTGGTGACTTGGCAAAGGTTATCGAAGGTGATCCCATGATAGTTGCCAATTTGCTTAAAAATGCTAATTCTCCACTTTATGGATTTGGTAAAGAAATTAGAAATGTTACACAGGCTGTTTCACTTTTTGGAATGAGTATGACACGCTCTATTGCACTTGGAAATTCTGTTCGTAAACTTTTAAATGTAGATATGCAGCCTTATGGAATCACAAGTGAAAAATTTGCCGAGGTATCTGCAATGCAGGCTACACTTATTCGTAAATGGTATTCTAAAGTAGATAAACAAAAAGCTGACAAACTCTATTTAGCTGCATTTCTACAAGAAACTGGAAAAATATTAATCGCAAGTGATGTTATTCAAGAAGATGAAGATGTGAGCTTTAAATCAGAAGCCCAGCATTCAAATAATTTGGCACAAGTAGAAAAATCTTACGTAGACGTTACGAGTGCAGAGGTTACGGCAGAAGTCTTTCAGCATTGGGGATTTGATACAGAGTTTGTAGAGATGATTCATTATGCAGATAACCCATCTGCAGCACCGGATGAGATGAAGGAGTATTCAACTGCTTTAAATATAGTAAAAACTGTGTTGCCAGTTAATGCTCCATTATCAGAACAGGCAATTAATTTTGGACTAAGACATGCAAGTGATGCAGGGTATGATGAAAATCTGCTTCAAGAGACTATTAATGATATGCTTGATGCAGTTAAGGCATCTTCATGA
- a CDS encoding plasma-membrane proton-efflux P-type ATPase: METGDKSLTGLTQEEVQERLKKYGYNELNEKEENWVHRLFRRFWGPIPWMIEAAAVLSALAHRWEDFTIIIILLFVNAIVDFYQEAKALNAISVLKKKLARKAVVLRDGKWQEIDAKEIVPDDIIKIKIGDIVPADVKLLSGGYFLLVDQSALTGESLPVHKKVGDDLYANAIIKQGEMLATVTATAKNTYFGKTVGLVAKAQNEEVSHFQKMVIKVGNFLILLTIAMIAIIIYHGIKTNQPTIELLVFALVLTISAIPVAMPAVLTVTMAIGAQVLAAKQAIVSRLAAIEEVAGMDVLCSDKTGTLTQNRMSLAEPYLANGYTAQELMIYAALASKEENQDPIEKPIFDYIHQNKLEDKLPLQKLKKFLPFDPVHKRTEGIYEGEDCELIYTKGAPQVIIEQSDDKEFDKEQAYKQVEEFASKGFRTLGVAFRKCEEDIYHFVGLIPLFDPPREDSVEAIAEAKAKGIAVKMVTGDNIAVAKYIASLLNIGEKIQDIHTLKGESIEEYIYLSKILSKAITESIHPSASKNEIDESVKKIVQKVQKELYNMPLPKGSVKKHESEIIALIEDADGFAQVFPQDKYFIVDELQKADHIVGMTGDGVNDAPALKKADCGIAVSGATDAARAAADIVLMAPGLTVIVDAIKQARQIFERMKSYTIFRIAETIRVIIFMTLAIVIYDFYPITALMIIILALLNDIPIMTIAYDNTKLRETPVRWDMKEVFVLASWLGIAGVLSSFTLFWILISLMHLPLDFVQSVFFAKLVIAGHGTIYNTRIDDWFFKRPWPSWTLFNATFFSRVAGTIIAVYGFGLMEPIGWEWGLWMWAYALTWFVFNDAVKMGVLRYYRKKYNEDII; this comes from the coding sequence ATGGAAACAGGTGATAAGAGTTTAACCGGTTTAACACAAGAAGAAGTACAAGAACGTCTTAAAAAGTATGGTTATAATGAGCTCAATGAAAAAGAGGAGAACTGGGTTCATCGTCTCTTTAGAAGATTCTGGGGACCAATTCCGTGGATGATAGAAGCAGCAGCAGTGCTCTCTGCTCTTGCGCACAGATGGGAAGACTTTACCATTATTATAATTTTACTCTTTGTAAATGCAATAGTTGATTTTTACCAAGAAGCAAAAGCACTTAATGCCATCTCTGTACTTAAAAAGAAACTTGCACGCAAGGCTGTCGTTTTGCGTGATGGAAAGTGGCAGGAGATAGATGCCAAAGAGATTGTGCCTGATGATATCATAAAAATTAAAATCGGTGATATTGTTCCAGCCGATGTCAAACTTCTCAGCGGAGGATATTTTTTACTCGTAGACCAATCTGCACTTACGGGAGAATCACTGCCTGTTCATAAAAAAGTAGGAGATGATTTATATGCAAATGCCATTATAAAACAAGGCGAAATGCTTGCCACTGTTACAGCAACTGCAAAAAACACCTACTTTGGTAAAACAGTGGGACTTGTTGCAAAAGCACAAAATGAAGAAGTCAGCCATTTTCAAAAAATGGTTATTAAAGTCGGAAACTTTTTAATTCTTCTGACAATTGCAATGATTGCAATCATTATCTATCACGGTATTAAAACGAACCAGCCGACAATAGAGCTCTTAGTTTTTGCTCTTGTATTAACCATATCTGCCATTCCTGTGGCAATGCCTGCGGTACTTACCGTAACAATGGCCATCGGCGCACAGGTTTTGGCTGCAAAACAGGCAATTGTCAGTCGTTTGGCTGCCATTGAAGAAGTAGCAGGTATGGACGTATTATGTTCTGACAAAACGGGAACGCTTACTCAAAATCGCATGAGTCTGGCAGAACCGTATCTTGCAAATGGCTACACAGCACAAGAACTTATGATTTATGCAGCACTTGCCAGTAAAGAGGAAAATCAAGATCCTATTGAAAAACCTATATTTGACTATATCCATCAAAATAAATTAGAAGACAAATTACCGCTGCAAAAACTGAAAAAATTTCTCCCTTTTGATCCTGTTCACAAAAGAACAGAAGGTATATACGAGGGTGAAGATTGTGAGTTAATTTACACCAAAGGGGCACCTCAAGTCATTATAGAACAAAGTGATGATAAAGAGTTTGACAAAGAACAAGCCTATAAACAAGTTGAAGAATTTGCTTCAAAAGGGTTTAGAACTTTAGGTGTTGCATTTCGTAAATGTGAAGAGGATATCTACCACTTTGTCGGTCTTATTCCTCTTTTTGATCCTCCTCGTGAGGATTCTGTAGAAGCAATTGCCGAGGCAAAAGCCAAGGGTATTGCTGTCAAAATGGTTACCGGCGATAATATTGCCGTTGCCAAATACATTGCTTCTTTATTAAATATCGGTGAAAAGATACAAGATATTCATACGCTTAAAGGGGAATCTATTGAAGAGTATATTTATCTCTCAAAAATTCTCTCTAAGGCCATTACAGAATCAATCCATCCAAGTGCTTCTAAAAATGAAATTGATGAAAGTGTGAAAAAAATAGTGCAAAAGGTACAAAAAGAACTCTACAATATGCCGCTGCCAAAAGGGAGTGTCAAAAAACATGAGTCTGAAATTATTGCTCTCATTGAGGATGCCGACGGTTTCGCACAGGTTTTTCCCCAAGACAAATACTTTATAGTAGATGAACTTCAAAAAGCCGACCACATTGTCGGTATGACGGGAGACGGAGTCAATGATGCACCGGCACTGAAAAAAGCAGACTGTGGTATTGCGGTTAGTGGTGCTACAGATGCAGCCCGAGCCGCAGCAGATATTGTACTGATGGCACCGGGTTTAACAGTCATTGTCGATGCTATAAAACAGGCACGCCAAATATTTGAAAGAATGAAAAGTTATACGATTTTTCGTATTGCTGAGACTATTCGTGTTATTATATTTATGACGCTGGCAATTGTTATTTATGATTTCTACCCTATTACGGCGCTAATGATTATCATCTTGGCACTCTTAAATGATATTCCTATTATGACAATAGCCTATGATAATACAAAACTGCGTGAAACCCCTGTACGATGGGATATGAAAGAAGTTTTCGTATTAGCTTCCTGGCTTGGAATTGCTGGAGTTTTATCCTCTTTTACACTCTTTTGGATTTTAATCTCACTTATGCATCTGCCACTTGATTTTGTGCAAAGTGTCTTTTTTGCAAAACTCGTTATTGCCGGACACGGAACTATTTACAATACCCGCATAGATGACTGGTTTTTCAAACGTCCTTGGCCGTCCTGGACTCTTTTTAATGCAACATTTTTCAGCCGTGTTGCAGGAACCATCATTGCAGTGTACGGTTTTGGTTTAATGGAGCCTATCGGCTGGGAATGGGGTTTATGGATGTGGGCATATGCTTTGACATGGTTTGTGTTTAATGATGCCGTTAAGATGGGTGTTTTGAGATACTACAGAAAAAAATACAACGAAGATATCATATAA
- a CDS encoding NAD(P)/FAD-dependent oxidoreductase has protein sequence MNTQNKLSRRDAIKAMGTLSASLLLSTSAQATTKLSQPASHKKVKIVIAGGGTAGMIAAARLGRSAPNAHITLIAPNKTHLYQSGQMFVAAGLYIQDDNERKTAELLEDKVEWLKEHIIAFHPKNNSLTTDKSGDISYDYLVVALGVEYNYEAIEGLNKDMIGKDCIASVYANDTLEGSATGGDITDQWFKEIRRHAQKKKTKIICTEPNTPIKGVGTSLDILFLGNDIFRGKGPFSKRNVVKNIEFSFAKPDNTLFPFTKFHTVIEKKIKQEKNITPLYEHQLKAVDAKNKIATFLSNNKKIDIAYDFLHVVPPMRAPKVFRDSPLAFKDGKYQGYMNVDAQTLCHKEYKNVFGLGDILGISLGKTGGSAQEQAIIIQDNLAAAIENKPLPMQYNGYTVSPVKIKFGEVLLAEFNEKKALPTFWIDPYKPRWIWWELNLHVMRKAYFSLMMRGMM, from the coding sequence ATGAATACACAAAATAAACTCTCTCGAAGAGATGCCATAAAAGCTATGGGCACACTGAGCGCCTCTCTTTTGCTCTCAACTTCAGCACAGGCGACAACAAAACTCTCTCAGCCGGCAAGTCATAAAAAAGTAAAAATTGTCATTGCAGGCGGCGGAACAGCTGGAATGATAGCTGCCGCACGTCTGGGAAGATCTGCTCCCAATGCACACATTACACTCATTGCTCCAAATAAAACGCATCTGTATCAGTCCGGACAAATGTTTGTAGCTGCCGGTTTATATATACAAGATGATAATGAGCGTAAAACTGCCGAGCTTTTAGAAGATAAAGTAGAGTGGCTCAAAGAACATATCATTGCATTTCATCCAAAAAACAATTCGCTCACAACAGATAAAAGCGGCGATATTTCTTATGACTACCTTGTAGTTGCTCTTGGTGTGGAGTATAACTATGAAGCTATTGAGGGTTTAAATAAGGATATGATAGGAAAAGACTGCATTGCAAGTGTCTATGCCAATGATACGCTTGAGGGCAGTGCAACAGGTGGAGATATTACGGACCAATGGTTTAAAGAGATTCGCCGGCATGCCCAAAAGAAAAAAACAAAAATAATATGCACTGAGCCAAATACCCCGATTAAAGGTGTTGGAACGAGTTTAGATATTCTTTTTTTAGGCAATGATATTTTTAGAGGCAAAGGACCTTTTAGTAAACGTAATGTAGTGAAAAATATAGAATTTAGTTTTGCAAAACCGGACAATACGCTTTTCCCTTTTACAAAATTTCATACCGTTATTGAAAAAAAGATAAAACAAGAAAAAAATATTACTCCTTTATATGAACATCAGCTCAAAGCTGTGGATGCCAAAAATAAAATTGCTACTTTTCTCTCAAACAATAAAAAAATAGATATAGCCTATGATTTCTTACATGTAGTACCTCCTATGCGTGCTCCAAAAGTCTTTAGAGATTCACCGCTTGCGTTCAAAGACGGTAAATATCAGGGATATATGAATGTCGATGCGCAAACTCTATGCCATAAAGAGTACAAAAATGTGTTTGGTCTTGGAGATATTTTAGGCATATCACTTGGAAAAACCGGCGGTTCTGCACAAGAGCAGGCTATCATTATTCAAGACAATTTAGCTGCGGCTATAGAAAACAAGCCACTTCCTATGCAATATAACGGCTACACGGTCTCTCCTGTAAAAATAAAATTCGGCGAAGTTTTACTAGCAGAGTTTAATGAAAAAAAAGCACTGCCTACTTTTTGGATTGACCCGTACAAACCGAGATGGATATGGTGGGAACTTAATTTACATGTAATGAGAAAAGCTTACTTTTCCCTAATGATGAGAGGAATGATGTAA